A region from the Leucoraja erinacea ecotype New England chromosome 18, Leri_hhj_1, whole genome shotgun sequence genome encodes:
- the rassf7a gene encoding LOW QUALITY PROTEIN: ras association domain-containing protein 8 (The sequence of the model RefSeq protein was modified relative to this genomic sequence to represent the inferred CDS: deleted 1 base in 1 codon), protein MLAWRGMELRVWVDAVLWVVCGVTPETSCQQVVIALAQASGQTGRYVLVQSLRDTERQLLPTECPMQLLAKSGQYANDVHFMLRRTGSAQSERPVPDPSGRTQTPTPAHTAFPLHRPAPPPKRREPKKSLSFTGGALEISLRDKCRAKKAGGEEGATGNPPPSKDELFRMILRQQQRLRELAERRESCDSETGVRQSEVEEQAARRSKEEQAAEQEEEKDEEEVWERELRTEQEREGELQRQLSQLRRKLQDSAQRLQGLGSREQLLQQEIGREGERTRRAQRAGHHGTGVRLQAEIEAKIQQNLQIQNSMVEVERSLQETERRLQAKTQELEELNKELRQCNLQQFIQQTGNTGAERPRSEEEPLSDDPQPGSPAGSDTATRPTAMHFLGNPRNLQNPLVSRLNPGEFPHWIVGS, encoded by the exons ATGCTGGCTTGGAGAGGGATGGAGCTACGAGTGTGGGTGGACGCGGTGCTGTGGGTGGTCTGCGGCGTTACCCCAGAGACCAGCTGTCAGCAAGTGGTGATCGCACTAGCACAGGCCAGCG GTCAGACAGGCCGCTATGTGCTGGTGCAGAGTCTACGAGACACTGAGCGCCAGCTGTTGCCCACGGAATGCCCGATGCAGCTGTTGGCCAAGAGCGGGCAGTACGCCAACGATGTCCACTTCATGCTGCGCCGCACGGGCTCCGCTCAGTCTGAACGGCCAGTGCCGGACCCCAGCGGCCGGACCcagacccccacc cccgcccacaccgCCTTCCCCCTGCACAGACCCGCCCCGCCCCCGAAACGGCGGGAGCCGAAGAAATCGCTGTCCTTCACTGGCGGGGCGCTGGAGATCTCCCTGCGGGACAAGTGCAGGGCTAAGAAGGCgggcggggaggagggggcaACGGGCAACCCCCCGCCCAGCAAGGACGAGCTCTTCAGGATGATCCTGAGGCAGCAGCAGAGGCTGCGGGAGCTGGCGGAGCGGCGGGAAAGCTGTGACTCGGAGACGGGGGTGCGGCAGTCGGAGGTGGAGGAGCAGGCAGCGAGGAGGAGCAAGGAGGAGCAGGCGGCGGAGCAGGAAGAGGAGAAGGACGAGGAGGAGGTGTGGGAGCGGGAGCTGAGGACGGAGCAGGAGCGGGAAGGGGAGCTGCAGCGGCAGCTGAGCCAGCTGCGGAGGAAGCTGCAGGACAGCGCGCAGCGGCTGCAGGGACTGGGCAGCAGAGAGCAGCTGCTGCAACAGGAGATCGGGCGGGAGGGCGAGAGAACCCGCAGGGCACAGCGCGCTGGGCATCACGGCACTGGGGTCCGTCTGCAGGCTGAGATCGAGGCCAAAATCCAGCAGAACCTCCAGATCCAGAACTCgatggtggaggtggagaggTCCCTGCAGGAAACTGAGCGCCGACTGCAG GCCAAGACGCAGGAGCTGGAGGAGTTGAACAAGGAGCTGCGACAATGCAACTTGCAACAGTTCATCCAGCAGACTGGGAACACTGGAGCAGAACGGCCCCGGAGCGAGGAAGAGCCGCTCTCAGATGACCCGCAGCCCGGCAGCCCCGCAG GATCGGACACCGCGACACGCCCGACCGCCATGCACTTCCTGGGAAACCCGCGAAACCTGCAGAACCCGCTGGTGTCGAGACTGAATCCGGGAG AGTTCCCTCATTGGATAGTAGGTAGCTGA